GAAAGGGGGCATTCCGGAAGCCCAAACGCAGCGTAAGTTACAGACACTTTTCTTGGGTACTATCATCTTTAGACCACTTAACCCTGAACCGCCAAAACGCCCTTCTGCAAGAAGGACGCCCGGGTGAGCGCAGCGAACGGGCGGAGTGTGACAGCCCGAATGACTGAATTGGCACCCTCAGGCCACAGATAAACACTGCGTAAATCAAATTGGTGCAAATAATAATTTCCACAATCTGACCAAAGTCCTGAAAGGGCGACATACCACAGCCCGGGGTACCAACCCCGGGAAGAGACCCGACCACACAAGTTGAGCCCTGAAGGGGCGGCATATCATCGTGATTACTTTTTGCTGGCCATGTTTGAATCGTGGATGTTCATCGCGGATAAGGCCGGTAATTTATTTTGTGATTCGTATCAGCTATGTTCCTTGCTTTCACGGTTTATCGGGTTGCACCGAATTTCAAAGGCTTCGACCGGCACTCCCACACCCCGGCCCGCGACCATTCGGGCGTTAAAATGCTTCAAAAGTGATACACCTTCATCAATCCAATCACACTTCTAACGGGGCCACCCCTCTCGAGAGGGGAATTGGGAAGTTCCGTATAAGTAATAACTTATATGCCTGATTTACAGTTTATTGGCCTCGAAGTCCTGAAACGCTACGGAACCAAAACTCCCATCTGCGAGAGGGGTGCCCCTGGGAAAGATGTAATTAGCGGCAAGAGACCGAAAAAAACACATATTTAAAACAGCCCCGATGGTGTCGGGGCGGGGTGTGACAACCCGGATATCGGGGTTCGCTACCCTCACGCCACAGATAAACACCGTGCATTACAAACAGGTGCAAAAAGTAATTTCCACACCCTAACCAAAGCCCTGTAAGGGCGGTATATCACAGCCCGGGGTACCAACCCCGGGAAGAGATCCGACCACACAAGTTGAGCCCTGAAGGGGCGGCATATCATCGGAGATAATTTTTACCGGATTTGTTTGAATCGTGCACGTTCATCGCGGATAAGGCTGGTAATTTATTTGTGAGTCGCACGAGCCCCGCTCCTTCCTTTCACGGTTTATCGGGTTGCACCGAATTTCAAAAGCTTCGACCGGCACTCCCACACCCCGGCCCGCCACCATCCGGGCGTTGAAATGGTTCAAAAGCTATACAACTTAATCAATCCTATCACATGCGTACTGAGGCCACCCCTCTCGAGAGGGGGAATTGATAAGTTCAGTGTAAATAATGACTTATATACCTGTTTTATGTCTGATTTTAGCCTGAATTACACTTTATTGGCCTCGAAGTCCTGTAACGCCACGGAAATCAAACTCCCATCTGCGAGAGGGGTGCCCCTGGGAAAGATGTAATTAGCGGCATGAGACCGAAAAAAACACCTATTTAAAACAGCCCCGATGGTGTCGGGGCGGGGTGTGACAACCCGGATATCGGGGTTCGCTACCCTCACGCCACAGATAAACACCGTGCATTACAAGCAGGTGCAAAAAGTAATTTCCACACCCTAACCAAAGCCCTGTAAGAGCGGTATATCACAGCCCGGGGTGCCAACCCCGGGAAGAGACCCGACCACACAAAATGAGCCCTGAAGGGGCGGCATATCATCGGAGATAATTTTTACCGGATTTGTTTGAATCGTGCACGTTCATCGCGGATAAGGCTGGTAATTTATTTGTGAGTCGCACGAGCCCCGCTCCTTGCTTTCACGGTTTATCGGGTTGCACCGAATTTCAAAGCCTTCGACCGGCACTCCCACACCCCGGCCCGCCGGCTTTGGGGCGTTGAATGGGATTTGGTGCTGTTCAGTCTTCATTGCTCTTCACACGCTCCTACCGGGGCCACCCCTCTCGAGAGGGGGATTGGTAAGTGTTGTGATAATAACACCTTAGAGACCATACTTACATTTTTTTGGCATTGAAGTATTAAAACACCACGGCCCCATCATCCATTAAAAATAAAACTGTATTCTGAAAACGAAACGCATCCCAAAACCTTCCAAAGTTTAAAAAAACCCTTGGAAGGTTGATTTGGATCCGAAGAAAATTAAAACAAAACTATCATCCCATCATCCCGCTGAATTAACGGTGCTGTAAATGCCTACAGCTTCTTGGGTATTGCGGGATATCGTTTCAAAATATTGGATGTTGTAACCGGTGCTCAATCTCCCAGAACAGCTTCACGGGCGGATTCCAGTCTTTCGGTGAGCTCTTCTCCTAAATGCCGCTCCAGAATACCGCGGTATACGTTTGACGTGCGGAAGCCTACGCCGCGCTCGAAAAAGTCACTTATCACCGGCTGCCAGTCGCTGTTAAGCGGCATGATGATGCCGAAACGCTCGCTCGCCAAATCACCGGCTGTGTGCTGACGCAGCGGCTTGCCCCGCTCTGCGGCACGCCAGAAGTTGTAAATATCGATGTAGGCAAACAGATCTTCCCGCTCGCTGAGCTGCTCAAGAATTTCGGCATTCGAGCGGGCGAACTCCATGGAAGCTTCCGGGATGTAGTTGCTGATCAGCCGTTCGATCCGCTCCTGATGAAGGGTGCCTTCAAAGGCAAGTCCGTTCATGCCCGCAAAGTGCTGCGATAATTCAGACATTTCGCCCAGTTCATCAATCGCATCATTGGTGATCAGGACAGCAATGTTGGTGAGATAGGGCGGGCTGAAACGGAGTTCGGATTTCCGGGCTTCCGTAATGGTCACGTTGCCAAGACCGAAAACGCCGCCTTTTGACTGCACAACATCCCCGTAAAACTCCTGAAAGCTGTCAACAGGCACAAAGTTGTAGGTGATGTCCAGACCCATGGAAACATCCAGAAACTCACGGAACTCTTCCATAATGTCAATGGTGACACCCGTAAGGTTGCCGCGCTCATCAATATAAGCAAAGCCCTCTGCGGGCACGTAAACAACCGTCAGCGTTCCATAGCCGCGCTGTTTGACCTGTTCAAAGGAATCACCTTCAAAACGAGGCGCTTCTGAACAGGCGGTAAAAAGTACAACCAGAAAAAGGGTAGCTAATAGTATCTCTTTTAACTTCATTGAATAGGGATGGGGCTTTTTGTGTAGGATTGATTCAAATTTACAGCACGGCTTCAGGCGCATGCTGTGCATGGTAAAGTTCATCATGCAGCTGCGTGAGAACGGAAATCAAGGCGTCGCGCAGCGGTTGGGATTTGCTGTAAAGTTCGGCCTGCCGCTTCTTGTAGATACGGCGACCGGCTTCGGTTTCAATACAGACCGGACTGTAGCCGATGGCGCGCAGATCGTAGGGACCCGCCTGCATGTCTAAAGTACGGGCTTCGCAGGCCAGTCGGAAGGCCTGCAGGGTGAGCGATGACGGCACCCAGGGCGTTAGTTTATAGCACCATTTATACAAATCCATGTTGGTGTGCAGACAACCGGGTTGCTCGTAATCATGCATGTTGTCGCGGGTAAGCTGTACGCTGTTTTTGGGACGCGCTGAGGGCGTGAAAAAGCGGAATGCGTCAAAATGAGAACAGTTTACGGGGCTGTTGTCAACCAGCACCCGGATTTCGCCGGGGCTCAACCTGAGCGGGAAATCGCCGTGCCGGACATCTTCTGCCTCATAGACCATCGCCCACTCGTGCATACCGCAGCACCCGAAGTTCGGGGGCCTCGAAGCGGTTGCCCGCAGAAGTTCGGTGATCCAGCGAAGTCCGCGCTGTTTTTTTGCAGGAAAGCGGTTTAAATCCAGGAAGGCTCCTTCATCCGTAACCGAAAAAAAGCGGTCATCAAAACCATCAGCTTCAGTCGCTCCCTCAAGCATAACTCCAAATCCGGGTGTCCACTGCATGAGTTTGGAAGGCCTGAACTTGTAATAGGTGAACATAAAATCCATCACCGGATTCTGCGCCTGCCGCGACTTCGCCTGCAGGTATCCGCCCGTCAGCTGTTCTACAGCTTCCCGGTGTGAAGCGGCCTGTGCCAGCCACTTCTTACGTGACAGATTTTTTAGCTGTATGATCATAGCTTGTTCAGAATTACTACCTGCCGGTTTGTTATCCATCCGGATGAAACAAAGGTGAATGTATTGCCCCTCAGTACTGTTTGATGAATTCAAATATAGAGTAAGGTCGTGTTTTACAAAAACGATAAGGCCGACTAAAAACTGATTTTAACATAAATCACAAATTCATACGCTTAAATGAAAGAACTTCAGACTGCCCCGCAGGAAATTACCGGTGAAATGAGCTATCAGATGTATAGGGAAATGACAGACGCACTTCTTGCTGCCGGCAAAACAACGGGTAATAACCATTCAGAAATGATGATCAGCTACACCAAAATGAATGTAACCCGCATGAAGCGCATTGACAAACATACGCCGCTTCTTGATGAGCTTGCCGGATTTGTGGCAGCCATGGAACGTCCCCAAAAATGGGTTGTCATTACCGAACCCTGGTGCGGAGACGCCGCGCAGATTGTTCCGGTATTCAACAAAATTGCCGAAGCTTCGAATGGTAACATCGAAATGGTTCTGGTGCTGCGCGATCATCATGAAGCGCTCATGAATCAATATCTCACAAACGGTGGTAAGTCCATTCCCAAGCTCATCGCGTACGATGCCGCTTCAGGAGAAGAACTCTTTAACTGGGGTCCGCGACCTGTACCCGCTCAAAAACTGTTTCTGGAGCTTAAAAATGCGGAAGCCCCTTTTCAGGAGCTTTCCGAAAAACTTCACAAATGGTATGCCGACGACAAAACCATTACCACGCAGTCTGAGCTTCTCAGCTACCTTATGAATTTTACTTCAGAACCGTAAAACGTCCGCTTGTAATAGATTGCGCGCCGCTTTGGTTTCCGGTAGCTGTTATGCGATACGTGTACAGGCCGGAAGCCAAAGCCGCAGCGTTAAACGGCAGATGGTGCGTGCCCTGCCCAAAATGACCATCAGCGGCTACCGCAACCTGTCTTCCCTGTACATCATACACCGCAATCCGGAGCTGTG
This genomic stretch from Cyclonatronum proteinivorum harbors:
- a CDS encoding 3-methyladenine DNA glycosylase: MIIQLKNLSRKKWLAQAASHREAVEQLTGGYLQAKSRQAQNPVMDFMFTYYKFRPSKLMQWTPGFGVMLEGATEADGFDDRFFSVTDEGAFLDLNRFPAKKQRGLRWITELLRATASRPPNFGCCGMHEWAMVYEAEDVRHGDFPLRLSPGEIRVLVDNSPVNCSHFDAFRFFTPSARPKNSVQLTRDNMHDYEQPGCLHTNMDLYKWCYKLTPWVPSSLTLQAFRLACEARTLDMQAGPYDLRAIGYSPVCIETEAGRRIYKKRQAELYSKSQPLRDALISVLTQLHDELYHAQHAPEAVL
- a CDS encoding substrate-binding periplasmic protein; translated protein: MKLKEILLATLFLVVLFTACSEAPRFEGDSFEQVKQRGYGTLTVVYVPAEGFAYIDERGNLTGVTIDIMEEFREFLDVSMGLDITYNFVPVDSFQEFYGDVVQSKGGVFGLGNVTITEARKSELRFSPPYLTNIAVLITNDAIDELGEMSELSQHFAGMNGLAFEGTLHQERIERLISNYIPEASMEFARSNAEILEQLSEREDLFAYIDIYNFWRAAERGKPLRQHTAGDLASERFGIIMPLNSDWQPVISDFFERGVGFRTSNVYRGILERHLGEELTERLESAREAVLGD
- a CDS encoding thioredoxin family protein, whose amino-acid sequence is MKELQTAPQEITGEMSYQMYREMTDALLAAGKTTGNNHSEMMISYTKMNVTRMKRIDKHTPLLDELAGFVAAMERPQKWVVITEPWCGDAAQIVPVFNKIAEASNGNIEMVLVLRDHHEALMNQYLTNGGKSIPKLIAYDAASGEELFNWGPRPVPAQKLFLELKNAEAPFQELSEKLHKWYADDKTITTQSELLSYLMNFTSEP